The Anaerolineales bacterium region GTGGCAGAATTGTTGAAACTCGAGCCCGGCGTGCGCGAAGTGTTGCGCTGGCCCCAACGTGAATATTCATTCCGCATTCCGGTCCGCATGGATAACGGCTCGCTTCAAGTCTTTCAAGGCTTTCGGGTACAACACAACGACGCGCGCGGTCCCAACAAAGGCGGCATTCGTTTCGCGGCAGACGAAACGCTGGATACCGTCCGCGCTTTGGCGACCTGGATGACGTGGAAATGCGCCGTAGCGGATATCCCCCTCGGCGGCGGCAAAGGCGGCATCGTGGTAGACCCCTCCGCGCTGTCTGACCGTGAAAAAGAAGCGTTGTGCCGCGGCTGGGTGCGCGCCATGTGGAAGAACATCGGTCCGCGCAACGATGTGCCCGCTCCCGATGTCGGCACAACCGCCCAAATGATGGGCTGGATGATGGACGAATATTCGCAATTGGTCGGTCAATATACGCCGGGCGTATTCACCGGCAAACCCGTCGGCGGGGGCGGCTCGCTTGGGCGCACAGAAGCCACAGGCTTCGGCGTCATCTATACCGTGCGCGAAGCCATGAAACATATCAACCTCAACCCGAAAGAATCCGTCGCCGCCATACAAGGATTTGGCAACGTCGGGCAATACGCCGCCATCGGCTTTGTGGATAATTTGGGCGGCAAGGTCGCTTGCGTTTCCTGCTATGATCGTCACGATAAAAAAGCGTACACCTACAGCAAAAAAGGCGGAGTAGACCCTCACTTTTTGATTTCGATCGTCGATCAATACGGAACGGTAGACAAACAAAAAGCGTTGGACGCCGGATACGAAGCCTCCGACGGCGACAAATGGATCGAAGCGGATGCGAATGTGCTCATTCCCGCCGCGCTGGAAGGTCAGATTAACAAAGACAGCGTGAAGAAAATTTCCAAAGGCGTCAAGATCATCGCCGAAGCGGCGAACGGTCCCACCACGCCCGAAGCCGACGAAACGATCAAGCAAAATAACATCTTCGTCGTTCCAGATTTTCTGTGCAATGCCGGTGGCGTGACGGTCTCGTATTTCGAACAAGTGCAAAACGACATGAATTTTTACTGGTCGA contains the following coding sequences:
- a CDS encoding Glu/Leu/Phe/Val dehydrogenase — encoded protein: MSEKVNAFQIAQSQFDHVAELLKLEPGVREVLRWPQREYSFRIPVRMDNGSLQVFQGFRVQHNDARGPNKGGIRFAADETLDTVRALATWMTWKCAVADIPLGGGKGGIVVDPSALSDREKEALCRGWVRAMWKNIGPRNDVPAPDVGTTAQMMGWMMDEYSQLVGQYTPGVFTGKPVGGGGSLGRTEATGFGVIYTVREAMKHINLNPKESVAAIQGFGNVGQYAAIGFVDNLGGKVACVSCYDRHDKKAYTYSKKGGVDPHFLISIVDQYGTVDKQKALDAGYEASDGDKWIEADANVLIPAALEGQINKDSVKKISKGVKIIAEAANGPTTPEADETIKQNNIFVVPDFLCNAGGVTVSYFEQVQNDMNFYWSKEEVLQRLDHRMTNAFNAVHERSNSEKAYMRDAAYMVAIDSVVKAMRLRGWLNGDW